A window of the Mucilaginibacter sp. cycad4 genome harbors these coding sequences:
- a CDS encoding IS3 family transposase produces the protein MSLVKCCCLLGVTRQAYYQHFWETEAISFEQEILLNEVRAIRAIHPIIGGKKLYVLLQPFLLEHRIKMGRDALFDLLAAHYLLVRKKRRRIHTTQSFHWLRKYPNCIREIIPTKVNEIWVSDITYYRTKKGFVYISFITDAYSKKIVGYHAADTLDAVHTLSALQMAIKESDQPLTGLIHHSDRGVQYCSYDYVKLLQDNEIIISMTENGDPLENAVAERINGIMKQEYLEHHILNDKNQVMELLAKSVNTYNKLRPHMSCNMLTPEIVHQNNLSVQRNWKSYYNSKNVNL, from the coding sequence ATGAGCCTGGTGAAGTGCTGTTGTTTACTTGGAGTTACCCGGCAGGCCTATTACCAGCATTTTTGGGAGACAGAAGCGATAAGCTTTGAGCAGGAAATATTATTAAATGAGGTCCGGGCAATAAGGGCCATACATCCGATTATTGGCGGTAAAAAACTCTATGTTTTGCTGCAGCCTTTTTTGCTTGAGCACCGGATAAAAATGGGCAGGGATGCGCTTTTTGATCTGCTTGCTGCTCACTACTTGTTAGTTAGAAAGAAAAGGCGGCGCATACATACTACTCAATCTTTTCATTGGCTAAGAAAATATCCTAATTGCATAAGAGAAATTATTCCGACTAAAGTGAACGAAATATGGGTGTCAGATATCACTTACTACAGGACAAAGAAGGGATTCGTTTATATCAGTTTTATAACGGATGCCTATAGTAAAAAGATCGTCGGCTATCATGCCGCTGATACACTGGATGCAGTTCACACACTTAGTGCTTTACAAATGGCCATTAAAGAAAGTGACCAGCCTTTGACTGGCTTAATACATCATTCAGACAGAGGTGTTCAGTACTGTAGCTATGATTATGTAAAGCTATTACAGGACAATGAAATAATCATCAGCATGACCGAAAACGGAGACCCTTTAGAGAACGCAGTAGCGGAACGGATAAATGGAATAATGAAACAGGAGTACCTGGAACATCATATACTTAATGATAAAAACCAGGTTATGGAACTTTTAGCTAAGTCTGTAAACACTTATAATAAGCTAAGGCCTCACATGAGTTGCAATATGCTTACACCTGAGATCGTACATCAAAATAACCTATCTGTACAGCGAAATTGGAAAAGTTATTATAATTCAAAAAATGTCAATCTGTAA
- a CDS encoding glycoside hydrolase family 30 beta sandwich domain-containing protein, which produces MKINYQLKRFAVLTLLSTAAFYSCKKNVNNNEAPDQKTSGTVARAANEVVNAWVTTADQSQLLQAQTSFNFAADAGTNATTITVDENQTYQGIDGFGFTLTGGSAGLLNGLGANQTNVLNELFGTAAGQIGISYIRISIGASDLSSSDFTYNQTAGDFNMNNFSISAENQDLLPILKKIIAINPSIKIIATPWTAPTWMKVNTTGNNGYTGGSLNTAAGYYDAYAHYFVKYLQAMQAQGITIDAITPQNEPLNPYNNPSMVMQPNEQANFIKNNLGPQIRAAGFQTRIIAYDHNTDRIDYPETVLADGGANPYVDGSAFHLYAGNISSLTDVHNAYPNKNVYFTEQWVGAPSNFGGDLSWHVNTLIIGATRNWSRNVLEWNLAADPNNNPHTPGGCSTCLGGITVSGTSITRNVGYYIIGHASRFVRPGAVRIASNLSGSIQNVAFKNSDGSKVLIALNNGSSSTSFKVKWGAESFTYTLAAGAVATFKWTGTQSSASGPPIGSTITLKGFNNLYVSSENGTQAMNCNRPTASAWEQFTVVDAGAGKIALKAMNKYVSSENGTQAITCNRTTFGDWEKFDWVPTTDGKVTLRGNNGKFISSENGTQAMTCTRATASGWEAFGVNQ; this is translated from the coding sequence ATGAAAATCAATTACCAGTTAAAGCGGTTCGCAGTCCTCACCCTGCTTTCCACCGCTGCTTTTTACTCCTGTAAAAAGAATGTAAACAACAACGAAGCTCCTGATCAAAAAACAAGCGGCACCGTGGCCCGGGCCGCAAATGAAGTAGTGAACGCCTGGGTTACCACTGCCGATCAATCACAGCTTTTACAGGCGCAAACCAGTTTTAATTTTGCTGCCGATGCCGGTACTAATGCAACAACCATTACGGTAGACGAAAACCAAACCTACCAGGGGATAGACGGTTTCGGCTTTACCTTAACCGGGGGCAGTGCCGGGCTGCTTAACGGCCTCGGCGCTAACCAAACTAATGTGCTTAACGAGCTTTTTGGTACGGCTGCAGGCCAAATCGGGATCAGCTATATCCGGATCAGCATCGGTGCTTCCGATCTAAGTTCAAGCGACTTTACCTACAACCAAACCGCCGGCGACTTTAACATGAACAATTTCAGCATCAGTGCCGAAAACCAGGACCTGCTCCCCATTCTGAAAAAGATCATCGCCATAAACCCATCCATCAAAATCATAGCTACCCCGTGGACTGCCCCTACCTGGATGAAGGTGAACACCACAGGCAATAACGGCTATACCGGCGGCAGTCTCAATACGGCAGCAGGTTATTATGATGCTTACGCCCACTATTTTGTAAAATATCTGCAGGCCATGCAGGCCCAGGGAATTACCATTGATGCCATTACCCCTCAAAATGAACCGCTTAACCCGTACAATAACCCAAGTATGGTGATGCAGCCGAATGAGCAGGCCAATTTTATTAAAAACAACCTCGGCCCGCAGATCCGGGCGGCAGGTTTTCAAACCAGGATCATTGCCTATGACCACAATACCGACAGGATTGATTATCCTGAAACTGTACTGGCAGATGGTGGCGCTAATCCTTATGTAGACGGCTCGGCCTTTCACCTGTATGCGGGCAATATCAGCTCGCTAACCGATGTGCATAACGCCTATCCAAATAAAAACGTTTATTTCACCGAACAATGGGTAGGTGCCCCAAGCAATTTTGGCGGCGATTTGTCATGGCATGTTAACACGCTCATTATTGGTGCTACCCGCAACTGGAGCCGCAACGTTTTAGAGTGGAACCTTGCTGCCGATCCAAACAACAACCCGCATACACCGGGCGGTTGCAGTACCTGTTTGGGCGGGATCACTGTTAGCGGTACTTCTATTACCCGCAATGTTGGTTATTACATTATCGGCCATGCATCGCGTTTTGTACGGCCGGGAGCTGTGCGGATTGCCTCCAATTTATCGGGCAGTATCCAAAACGTGGCATTCAAAAACTCCGACGGCAGCAAGGTGCTTATCGCACTAAATAATGGTTCATCAAGCACCAGCTTCAAAGTAAAATGGGGCGCGGAATCATTTACCTACACGCTGGCAGCCGGTGCAGTTGCAACCTTTAAATGGACCGGCACTCAAAGTTCAGCATCAGGGCCGCCCATCGGTTCAACTATCACTCTCAAAGGCTTTAATAACCTGTACGTAAGCAGCGAAAACGGCACGCAGGCCATGAACTGTAACCGTCCTACCGCATCGGCCTGGGAACAATTTACCGTGGTTGATGCAGGCGCAGGCAAAATAGCTCTGAAAGCCATGAATAAATATGTATCGTCAGAAAACGGAACACAGGCCATAACCTGCAACCGCACAACCTTTGGCGACTGGGAAAAATTTGACTGGGTCCCCACAACCGACGGCAAAGTTACCCTCAGGGGCAATAACGGCAAATTCATATCGAGCGAAAACGGCACACAAGCCATGACCTGTACCCGTGCAACAGCATCGGGCTGGGAAGCTTTTGGCGTGAACCAATAA
- a CDS encoding family 16 glycosylhydrolase, with protein MKQLLNFAKSAATASALMLLISSCSKDLNKTSPAIKTGDEQSGSSSTTPRAGTLLWSDEFNGTSVNTNNWNIDNGNPGVNNEKEYYQSANATVSGGFLTITARKQTVGGQPYTSAKLTTAGKFQPTYGRIEASIKLPAVQGTWPAFWMLGANIGTVNWPQCGEIDIMEQVNTSNTILGTMHWYNNGGHVQYGGSTTTTPTGFHTYAVEWDTNSIRWYVDNTLYVTGNIANNINNTGAFHNPFFIILNLAIGGDLPGNTINDGALPCNMVVDYVRVYDLSGSGTTPPIGQTITLKGFNNQYVSGENGTQAMNCNRATASAWEQFTVVDAGGGKVALRSMSKYVSSENGTQAITCNRTTIGDWEKFDWVATTDGKVTFRGNNGKFISSENGTQPMTCTRTTASGWEAFGVNQ; from the coding sequence ATGAAACAACTTTTAAATTTTGCGAAGAGTGCCGCTACTGCATCGGCATTAATGCTTTTAATTTCGTCGTGCAGCAAGGACCTGAACAAAACGTCACCCGCCATTAAAACAGGCGACGAACAATCGGGTAGTTCAAGCACCACACCAAGAGCAGGTACCCTACTCTGGAGCGATGAGTTTAACGGCACCAGCGTTAACACCAACAACTGGAACATTGATAACGGCAACCCCGGTGTTAATAACGAAAAAGAATATTACCAATCGGCAAACGCCACGGTATCAGGCGGTTTCCTTACCATTACTGCCCGAAAGCAAACTGTTGGAGGCCAGCCCTATACATCAGCCAAATTGACTACAGCAGGTAAATTCCAGCCTACTTACGGTCGTATTGAGGCAAGCATTAAGCTGCCGGCAGTACAAGGTACATGGCCGGCGTTCTGGATGCTGGGCGCAAACATTGGTACTGTAAACTGGCCGCAATGCGGCGAAATTGACATTATGGAGCAGGTTAACACCTCCAATACCATTTTGGGCACTATGCATTGGTACAACAACGGCGGTCATGTACAATACGGCGGCAGCACTACCACAACGCCAACAGGTTTTCATACCTACGCGGTTGAGTGGGATACCAATTCTATTCGCTGGTATGTGGATAATACGCTGTATGTAACCGGTAATATTGCCAATAATATCAACAATACCGGCGCATTTCATAATCCGTTCTTTATTATCCTTAACCTGGCTATCGGCGGCGATTTACCTGGTAATACCATTAACGATGGCGCATTACCATGCAACATGGTGGTTGATTATGTAAGGGTTTATGACCTGTCGGGCAGCGGTACCACACCTCCAATAGGCCAAACCATTACTTTAAAAGGTTTTAATAACCAATATGTTAGCGGTGAAAACGGTACGCAAGCCATGAATTGTAACCGTGCTACAGCATCGGCATGGGAGCAATTTACTGTAGTTGATGCCGGAGGTGGTAAAGTTGCTTTAAGGAGCATGAGCAAATATGTGAGCAGCGAAAACGGTACACAGGCTATTACCTGTAACCGCACTACCATAGGCGACTGGGAAAAATTTGACTGGGTCGCCACTACTGATGGTAAAGTTACCTTCAGGGGCAATAATGGCAAATTCATCTCAAGTGAAAACGGTACGCAACCCATGACCTGTACCCGCACTACGGCATCGGGCTGGGAAGCTTTTGGCGTAAACCAATAA
- a CDS encoding MlaD family protein yields the protein MKTTSSQKIKIGLFTFLGLAVLLVAIFLIGNQKSLFNSTFHVYGRFKNVSGLQVGNNVRFAGINVGVVQSINIVTDSSVRVDLTLNKSVKKFIKKDSKLSIGSDGLMGDKLVVIAPGGIISHEEIEDGGKLSSINPVDVDRIINKLTRVADNAESLTENLTGIVAKINKGQGSIGRLLNSDKMARDLEGTVKQAQTTIKTVHSTTNTLNEDLTAAQHNFLLRGFFNKKKKREQQRQDSIKKAREQIKEDKEKAAKEAQKQKEKAAKEAADKQKENN from the coding sequence ATGAAAACCACATCCTCGCAAAAAATAAAAATAGGCCTGTTCACCTTTTTAGGGTTAGCAGTGCTGTTGGTGGCTATATTTTTAATAGGCAACCAAAAAAGCCTGTTCAACTCAACCTTTCATGTGTACGGACGGTTTAAAAATGTGAGCGGCCTGCAGGTGGGCAACAATGTACGCTTTGCCGGTATTAACGTGGGAGTGGTACAATCTATTAATATAGTGACCGATAGTTCGGTACGGGTTGACCTTACGCTGAATAAAAGCGTTAAAAAGTTTATCAAGAAAGATTCAAAGTTAAGCATAGGCAGCGATGGTTTGATGGGAGATAAGTTGGTTGTAATAGCACCCGGCGGTATTATAAGTCATGAAGAGATAGAAGATGGCGGCAAATTAAGTTCGATAAATCCGGTTGATGTGGACAGGATCATCAATAAGCTTACCCGTGTAGCCGACAATGCAGAATCGCTAACAGAAAACTTAACTGGCATTGTTGCCAAAATCAACAAGGGACAGGGAAGCATAGGCCGTTTGCTGAACAGCGATAAAATGGCCCGCGACCTGGAAGGAACCGTTAAACAAGCTCAAACCACTATCAAAACTGTTCATTCTACAACCAATACCCTTAATGAAGATTTAACCGCTGCTCAACACAACTTTTTATTAAGGGGATTCTTCAACAAAAAAAAGAAACGCGAACAACAAAGGCAGGATAGTATTAAAAAGGCCCGGGAGCAGATTAAAGAAGATAAAGAAAAAGCTGCTAAAGAAGCTCAGAAACAAAAGGAAAAAGCTGCTAAGGAGGCAGCAGATAAGCAGAAGGAAAATAATTAA
- a CDS encoding ATP-binding cassette domain-containing protein, giving the protein MKETNQHTEAEKEPSTQKEEVVIRARGIKKSFGKKQVLKDISFDLKKGENIVVLGKSGQGKSVTIQCVVGMLQPDGGSLEVFGEDVTTMDDDELKQLRIKIGFLFQGGALYDSMTVRDNLEFPLTRVLKLKDQKEINKKVEGVLDAVGLLDAIDKMPSDLSGGMRKRVGLARTLIVNPEIMLYDEPTTGLDPITSREISELINRLQRKYEISSVIITHDMECARITADRILVMDDGKYIAEGSYKELEKSDNEMVRSFFNVQA; this is encoded by the coding sequence ATGAAAGAAACAAACCAGCATACTGAAGCCGAAAAGGAACCATCGACCCAAAAAGAAGAAGTGGTGATCCGTGCCAGGGGGATAAAAAAATCCTTTGGTAAAAAGCAGGTGCTTAAAGATATCAGTTTCGACCTGAAAAAGGGTGAGAATATTGTAGTGTTGGGAAAATCGGGGCAGGGTAAATCGGTTACCATACAATGCGTTGTAGGTATGTTACAGCCCGATGGCGGTAGCCTGGAAGTATTTGGTGAAGATGTTACCACGATGGACGATGATGAGCTTAAACAGCTTAGGATAAAGATTGGTTTCCTTTTTCAGGGAGGCGCGCTGTATGATTCCATGACGGTAAGGGATAACCTGGAGTTTCCGCTTACAAGGGTATTGAAGCTGAAAGACCAGAAAGAAATTAATAAAAAGGTTGAAGGGGTATTGGATGCCGTGGGTTTGCTTGATGCCATAGATAAAATGCCGTCAGATCTGTCGGGCGGGATGCGGAAGAGGGTAGGTCTGGCCCGTACATTGATCGTTAACCCCGAAATTATGTTGTATGATGAACCTACCACCGGGCTTGATCCAATAACATCCCGCGAGATCAGTGAGTTGATCAACCGGCTGCAACGCAAGTATGAAATATCATCCGTTATTATTACCCACGATATGGAGTGTGCCCGCATTACGGCCGACCGGATCCTGGTAATGGATGATGGTAAATATATAGCCGAGGGCTCGTATAAAGAGCTCGAAAAATCGGACAATGAAATGGTCAGATCATTTTTTAACGTACAAGCATGA
- a CDS encoding ABC transporter permease translates to MKVQKQLSIALLLFTIIYDSLMEAQQELSGWRKWLEGMGDYVLFFTRFFRNIFTGGFEWSEFVRQCYEIGYRSMMLVGITSFIMGLVLILQLRPSLVELGAESMLPKTLSVSLVREIGPVITAIICAGKIASSIGAELGSMKVTEQIDAMEVSGANPVQYLVVTRILATSFMIPLLTVIGDAIGLFGGFLALNFTDSISFSLYFNKCIASLDFTDFLPAVAKTVLFGFAVGFVGCYKGYHSDKGTESVGVAANSAVVTASLWIFIIDAIAVQITSLLFYK, encoded by the coding sequence TTGAAAGTTCAAAAACAATTGAGCATTGCTTTGTTGTTGTTTACTATTATTTATGATTCACTGATGGAAGCACAGCAGGAACTAAGCGGATGGAGGAAATGGCTGGAAGGCATGGGCGACTATGTATTGTTCTTCACACGTTTTTTCCGCAATATATTTACCGGCGGCTTTGAATGGTCGGAGTTTGTAAGGCAATGCTATGAAATAGGCTACCGGTCTATGATGCTGGTGGGTATTACCTCCTTTATTATGGGGCTGGTGCTTATTTTGCAGCTCAGGCCATCGCTGGTTGAGCTTGGTGCCGAGAGTATGCTGCCTAAAACCCTTTCGGTATCACTGGTACGTGAAATAGGGCCTGTGATCACCGCTATCATCTGTGCAGGCAAAATAGCTTCAAGCATTGGCGCCGAGTTGGGCAGTATGAAAGTTACCGAACAGATTGATGCTATGGAAGTATCAGGTGCAAACCCCGTCCAATACCTGGTGGTAACACGTATACTGGCCACCAGCTTTATGATTCCGCTGCTAACCGTTATAGGCGATGCTATAGGGCTTTTTGGCGGCTTCCTGGCACTCAACTTTACTGATAGTATCAGCTTTTCCCTTTACTTCAATAAATGTATAGCCTCGCTCGATTTTACCGACTTTCTTCCGGCTGTTGCTAAAACGGTGCTTTTTGGATTTGCGGTTGGTTTTGTGGGATGTTATAAAGGTTATCACTCGGATAAGGGCACGGAGAGTGTAGGCGTAGCCGCAAACTCGGCCGTGGTAACTGCCTCATTGTGGATTTTTATTATTGATGCCATAGCCGTTCAGATCACCAGTTTGTTATTTTATAAATAA
- a CDS encoding pirin family protein produces the protein MKTIFYPEAERGHNDIGWLKANFSFSFASYYNPEKMNFGALRVLNDDIIAAGRGFGSHPHDNMEIITIPLSGGLEHKDSMGNTGVVKAGEVQVMSAGTGVYHSEYNASHKEAANTLQIWLFPKERNIQPRYDQMSFKDRFKLNELTTLISPRKSEDTLWINQDATFSIGEFEAGQTINYDIKTKGNGAYVFVLDGAAKINNQVLNKKDALGVYDTSSLTIIAEEPSRFLIIDVPMS, from the coding sequence ATGAAAACAATATTTTATCCCGAAGCAGAACGCGGACATAATGATATCGGCTGGTTAAAAGCAAACTTTTCCTTCAGCTTTGCTTCCTATTATAATCCCGAAAAAATGAATTTTGGTGCATTGCGCGTATTAAATGATGATATTATTGCCGCTGGCCGTGGTTTTGGCAGCCACCCGCATGATAATATGGAGATCATCACTATACCTTTAAGCGGCGGACTGGAACATAAAGACAGTATGGGCAATACTGGTGTGGTAAAAGCAGGAGAGGTACAGGTTATGTCGGCCGGTACCGGTGTATATCACTCAGAATACAATGCATCGCATAAAGAAGCGGCAAATACACTGCAGATCTGGCTTTTTCCTAAAGAAAGGAATATCCAGCCACGTTATGACCAGATGAGTTTTAAAGACCGTTTTAAATTAAATGAGCTCACTACGCTGATCTCGCCGCGAAAAAGTGAAGACACCCTTTGGATAAACCAGGATGCCACATTTTCGATAGGGGAGTTTGAAGCGGGGCAAACAATAAATTATGATATTAAAACCAAAGGCAATGGCGCTTACGTGTTTGTGTTGGATGGAGCGGCTAAAATAAACAACCAGGTTTTAAACAAAAAAGATGCACTGGGCGTTTATGATACAAGTTCACTTACAATTATAGCCGAAGAGCCATCCCGTTTCCTGATCATTGACGTACCGATGTCATAA
- a CDS encoding oxidoreductase, with translation MAKKAVIAGSSGLIGSHLLQILLEQAYYDEVLILVRKKLPLQHHKLTQLVIDFEQPETYKNELTGHALFCCLGSTKKKTPDLAVYRKIDHDYPLLLAQLARQNGVEQYHLVSSIGADINGVNFYTKTKGETEADITAAGISTVHIYRPSFLAGDRQESRPMEKFVNGLMKVINPLLFGRWKKYQSIEASAVARAMYKQSIKNAAGVFIYESDKIKQLS, from the coding sequence ATGGCCAAAAAAGCTGTAATTGCAGGCTCAAGCGGACTTATTGGCAGTCATCTCCTGCAAATTTTATTGGAACAAGCCTATTATGATGAAGTTTTAATCCTGGTCAGAAAAAAGCTGCCACTTCAGCATCATAAATTAACACAGCTTGTTATTGACTTTGAACAGCCCGAAACATACAAAAATGAGCTGACCGGCCACGCTTTGTTTTGTTGCTTGGGATCGACAAAAAAGAAAACGCCTGATTTGGCTGTCTATCGCAAGATAGATCATGATTATCCGTTATTACTGGCGCAATTAGCCAGGCAAAACGGAGTTGAGCAATATCATTTGGTATCGTCGATAGGGGCCGACATAAATGGTGTTAACTTCTATACCAAAACTAAAGGAGAAACCGAGGCCGATATAACAGCTGCAGGCATTTCCACTGTTCATATTTACAGGCCATCTTTTTTAGCCGGCGACAGGCAGGAAAGCAGGCCAATGGAAAAGTTTGTAAACGGCTTAATGAAGGTTATAAATCCGCTGCTTTTTGGCAGATGGAAAAAATATCAAAGCATTGAGGCATCTGCAGTTGCCAGGGCCATGTATAAACAATCAATAAAAAACGCGGCTGGTGTATTTATATACGAGTCGGATAAAATAAAACAACTATCGTGA
- a CDS encoding ABC-F family ATP-binding cassette domain-containing protein yields MSTYLSAENLGHQFHDNWLFKNVTIGINRGRKVALVGVNGAGKSTLLKILGGTIKPTEGKVVQARDLNMGYLEQDPNFKNAVTISDYIFHADDVQQQLIRRYEELMENDPENTKAIEKIMEEMSEVDAWEYEYKIKTILGRLDIHHLNQHITTLSGGQKKRLALAKLLIEDPEVYILDEPTNHLDIDTIEWLEKLLTEGNKTILMVTHDRYFLDNVCNEILEIDRGKIQPYNGSYGYYLEKKAEREAADEASFQKNSNLLRKELEWMRRQPQARGTKSKARIDAYYDLEEKTKNGGIRDKVELSVKTARQGNKIMEMDHLYKSFNGNTYINNFSYIFKKGDRIGLAGKNGSGKSTLLNIITGALQPDQGTVVKGETTVIGYFHQAGITFKEDERVIDIVKNVAEFITMADGKTISASALLTLFLFPPAKQYGFISKLSGGEKKRLQLMSILMKNPNFLILDEPTNDLDIDTLNVLEEFLTNYGGVLMMVSHDRYLLDKLTDQLFIMEEKGHVRIFNGNYSSYRLELEEAKQQAKKPAPAVQTQTPAVKKSKLSFKETKELEGIEGEINAIEANIKDKNEQLNASGIDPKRLDEILKQIEVLNKQLDDKSARWMELTELNEG; encoded by the coding sequence GTGAGTACTTATCTTTCTGCCGAGAACCTTGGCCATCAATTTCATGACAACTGGTTATTTAAAAATGTAACCATAGGTATTAATCGCGGCCGTAAGGTTGCACTTGTAGGCGTTAATGGTGCCGGCAAATCAACCCTTTTAAAAATATTAGGCGGTACTATAAAACCAACCGAAGGTAAAGTAGTGCAAGCCCGCGACCTTAACATGGGTTACCTGGAACAGGATCCAAACTTTAAAAACGCGGTTACCATCAGCGATTATATTTTCCATGCCGATGATGTGCAGCAGCAACTCATCCGCAGGTACGAGGAACTGATGGAGAACGATCCGGAAAACACCAAAGCCATTGAAAAGATCATGGAAGAGATGAGCGAGGTTGACGCCTGGGAATATGAATATAAGATCAAAACGATTTTAGGCCGGTTAGATATCCATCATCTTAATCAGCATATCACTACCCTATCGGGCGGACAAAAGAAACGCTTGGCCTTAGCCAAGCTGCTTATTGAAGACCCTGAAGTTTATATTTTGGATGAGCCTACTAACCACCTGGATATTGATACGATAGAATGGCTGGAGAAATTACTGACCGAAGGCAACAAAACTATACTCATGGTTACGCACGACAGGTATTTCCTGGATAATGTATGTAACGAGATTTTAGAGATTGATCGCGGTAAGATTCAACCGTACAACGGCAGCTACGGTTATTACCTTGAAAAGAAAGCCGAGCGTGAAGCAGCGGATGAAGCTTCTTTCCAAAAAAACTCAAACCTGTTAAGGAAAGAGTTGGAATGGATGCGCCGCCAGCCCCAGGCCCGCGGTACCAAATCAAAAGCACGCATTGATGCCTATTATGATCTGGAAGAAAAAACAAAGAACGGCGGGATCCGCGACAAAGTTGAACTAAGCGTTAAAACAGCGCGCCAGGGCAACAAGATCATGGAAATGGATCACCTCTACAAATCGTTTAACGGTAACACCTACATCAATAACTTCAGTTATATATTTAAAAAAGGCGACAGGATAGGTTTGGCCGGTAAAAATGGCAGCGGTAAATCTACGCTGCTTAATATCATAACCGGCGCGCTGCAACCTGATCAGGGAACCGTAGTAAAAGGCGAAACCACTGTAATAGGGTACTTTCACCAGGCAGGCATCACGTTTAAAGAAGACGAACGTGTAATTGATATTGTAAAGAACGTTGCAGAGTTTATCACCATGGCCGATGGTAAAACCATTTCGGCCTCTGCCCTGCTCACCCTGTTCCTCTTCCCTCCTGCCAAGCAATATGGTTTTATATCAAAACTAAGCGGTGGTGAAAAGAAACGCCTGCAATTGATGAGCATCCTGATGAAGAACCCTAACTTCCTGATCCTGGATGAGCCTACCAACGATCTGGATATCGATACATTAAACGTATTGGAAGAGTTTTTAACCAACTACGGCGGTGTATTGATGATGGTATCGCACGACAGGTACCTGTTAGATAAGCTAACAGACCAGCTTTTCATTATGGAAGAAAAAGGCCATGTACGCATCTTTAATGGCAACTATTCATCATACAGGCTCGAACTGGAAGAAGCGAAACAACAAGCTAAAAAACCAGCTCCCGCAGTGCAAACGCAAACCCCGGCAGTTAAAAAAAGCAAATTAAGCTTCAAGGAAACAAAGGAATTGGAAGGGATTGAAGGCGAGATCAACGCCATTGAAGCTAATATCAAGGATAAAAACGAACAATTAAACGCTTCCGGTATCGACCCTAAAAGGCTTGATGAAATACTAAAACAAATTGAGGTTTTAAACAAACAACTGGACGATAAAAGCGCCCGTTGGATGGAACTAACCGAGCTAAACGAAGGATAA